TTCCTCGGTGATCTTGAGGACCCGCATGATCCGCGCGACGTCCGGAGCGAGCGGGCTCTCTGCGTCCAGCCACTCGCGAAGCCGCTCAACCGTCTTCCATGTCTCTTCCATGACGATCCTCCGGGTGTCTCAGAACAGGACAGGTACCAGCTCGACTTGCTCGGTCGGGTCGCCCACGGACAGCAACACGGCAGGGAGCAGAGCAAGCGACACCGTCAGGGCAGAGTGGTCGGTGAGCCGGTCCGATCCGGTACGCGGCTCGTGGACGTACGAGCAGCCGCGCAGCTCGGCCGCCAGGCGCGCGGAAGCGTGAGCGTGGTCGTACCGGTAGCCGTCGCCGGTGCGACCCACCCACGAGTATTCGGCCGCCTCGGGGTGGAGCGTACGGAAGGCATCGCGGTACCCGGCAGTGCCCAGCCACTGGTAGAAGCCATACTCGAACGGCTGGAAGAACCGGTACGCCGGCTGGTGTTGGGGTTCAAGCACATTGAAGTCGCCGAGCACCAGCCGCAGCCCGTCCCGACCGTCAGGCAGGCCCGTGCGGCAGTGGTCGAGAAACATCCGCTTGCGCTCGGTCTTCGCCTCCGACGCGTCCCGCGACGGCACGTACAAGCCGATGACGTCGAGCGGCCCTTGGTCGGTGTCCACGGTCACCGAAACCGCTCGGTGCGACAGGTAGCCGACGGCCGCCGGGCCCGGCCGGACAGGGAGGCGGCTGACGATCATCGCGCCGCGTTCGCCGCGCTCGGGCCTCGGGAACACGACCTCGTACCCGGCGGCTTCGAACCGTGAGGCCAGGAAGGCGCAGCCCGCACTGTCGACCGTCTCGGTCAGCACAAGCACCTGCTCGGGCCGAGCCGCGAGGTACGCGAGCTGACGTCCCGCGCGTTCTCGGGACGGGTTGTTGAGGTTGAACGTCAGCACGTCGAGTGTGCTGGCCTGCCTGGTCATGAGCTGCACCTCATTCACGGTTCTTGATCGCCGCGACGATGCCACGAGCGATGCTGTCCGGTCCGTCGGCGGTCGCGTCGAACTGGGCGACCCGCACGCCGGCAGCCATGAGGAACCTAGCTGTTTCACGGAACAACGCGCACTCCCGCTCACTGCTGTCGGGCATCCGCTCGTAGCGGCTATGCGCCCCGCGACCGGTCAGCCGTTTCTCGACGACGTCGGCACGGGCGTTGAGGATGACGGCGAGGTCGGGCATGTCCGCGTGCCGGTTGAGTTCCCACACCACGTCGCGGCTGACGCCGTCGATCACTTGGAGCACCAGCGACGAGGCGATGTACCGGTCACACACGACGATGTCGCCGCGCGCCACAGCCGGGCGGATCTCGCCGTCGAGATGCTGGTACCGGTCCGCGGCGATCAGGCACGCCATGGCCATGCCGCGGTAGTCCTCAGTGCCGTTGCGGGCGAGCTGCCCCAGCGCGGTGTCGCTGGGCTCTCGTGTCCCGTACACCGGCAGGCCAATGGCGCGCAGTTCGTCGACGACGGCAGCCGTCACAGTGGATTTGCCGACACCGCCGGGCCCGTCGATCGTCACGAACAGGCCGGTCACGACACACCGACCACGGGCAGCACACGCGACTGCTTCGGCACGACCGGGCACTGCTCGCTGTCGACGGCGCCGATGCGCTGTCCGGCGGCCACGACGGCCGCAGGGCAGCCCTTGCCGCAGCGGTTTGCGAGCGAGCAGCCGCCGCAGGTGTCGTTGCCGCCCAGGTCCCACCGGTCGCTGAAACGGCCGTACCCGTCCAGCCGTTCGGCGATGTCGTCGTGCTGCCACACGTTCCCGACGAGGAAGTCAGTGTCGGGGTGCTGGCTGACCTTCGTGCGGGCGGCGAACGCCAGGTACGGGCAGACGGCGACCTCGCCCTTCGTGAAGACGTAGATGATCGTGCCCGCCTCGCATCCGGCGAGCGGCTTGTCCTCATTCGGGAACCGGATGTGCACCATGTCCACGCCGTCGTCGACGAACGGCAATGTCAAGTCGCGGATGTGTCTCATGTGGTCGTCGGGGCGGCGCAGCTTTCTTGAGGAGTTCGCTCCCCGGCCCATCTCGCCGAGCGGGTTCATCAGCACGTACTTCGCGCCCTGGTCGCGCGCGAAGGCGCACAGCTCGGCGTACTCCTCGTCCTGGGCGAGGTTGTTCGGCGTGCACAGCAGCCCTTGGAGGATGCCCGCTTTCGCGAACCGCTTCACCGTCTCCACGGTTTCGTCGAAGCCCTCGGGTCGGCCTCGGAACTTCCCGTGCGAGTCGGCGGAGAACCCGTCGAGGCTGACGTTCATGTGCGTGTCGAGCGCGGCGAGTTCCCGGATCTGATCATCGTTGACCATCGTCGCGTTGGTGCACACGCCGACGCCCATCCCGGCCGCGCGGAAATCGGCCGTGATCTGGAGCAGGTCAGGATGCATGAACGGTTCCCCGCCGGTCAGCGTCACCCGGTTCACGCGGGCTGCGGCGAGTTGCGGGATCAGCCGATCCCGCACTTGGTCGAGCGGCATGTACTCGCCGCGCTTCGTAGCCGAGACGAAGCAGTGGGCGCACTTCTCGTTGCACGGCTCGCACACCTGGATCAGCGCTTTACGGTGCGGATGGTCGACGGTCGTGCGGAAGTAACAGGACGCGGCCTGCTCAGAGTTGATGATCGGACGTGCAGTCATGCCAGCCTCCATCATTCTCGGGTGTGCCCGCCCCCGGGCCGTGCGCCATCACACGACACGGCCGGGGACGGAGTCAGCGGGCGGGCGCCTGGTCCTGCGCCTCGCGGTATCGGCGCGCCTTCAAACGCAGCCGGTTCAAACAGTCCTCGCACGCGTAGATCGGAGCGCTCTGCCCGTCTTCTTGGATTGGGCCGACCCACAGCACCGAAACTCCGGAGCGCTCGCAGTACAACCAGCACTCGCCGGTCGTCCACTCCCGGGTCGCCATGTCGTCCTCTCTGCTGTGCGGGCGTGGCCCCGGGCCTGCCTCCGACGGGGGGGGCGGTTACAGACCCGGGGCCGTCTCAACCCTCCTCCGGACCCTCCCGGCCCGTCTGAGGGGAGCTTTCACGACCTCGCGATGCCGTAGCCGACCGCCGCCATCAAGGCGAACACCACGAGGACGTAGACCACTTGGCCGCGCAGCGGAGTCAAGAGCTGGCCTCCAGCTCAGACCGCACGCGCTTTCCCCAGCGCAGGACGTCAACGCCCAGTCCTCGGATTTGATGGCGCCGATGGCCAGCCCACGGCCCACCACATCGTCCGGCCCCGCGTGACAGAGGAGCGGCAGGCCGCCGGACCATTCGGTGACCGCACACGCTCACTGCCAGGCCCCCGGCTGGAACCGGTACGGGCGCTGCACGATATGCCGGTACGTGAAGTGCTCCGGGTTCGACCGCAGATGCCGGACCGCCCACGCCTTCGCCGCCGCCAGGTCCGTCTTCGCGTCACCCTGGTCCTCGCACACCGCGCATTGCAGCGCATGTGTGACCGGTTCGGCATCCGGGAGGTCATCGGGGATGAGGGTGAACTCACGGAACCGGTACGAGCGTGACTTGCCGCCGGTGCCGGTCTCCGAGGGGCGTTGAGGCAGGAACGTTTTCACGGGCGGGCTCCCTCGGGGACGACGGCAGCGAGTTCGGGTTGTGTACGGGCAAGGTTGGTGACATCGGCGGTCGTGATCGGCGTCACCCCGTGGAGAGCCACGACGAGGGCACTGGCGAGAGTCCAGTTGAACTCCGGCGCTGAGAACGGCTGAAACGTCGCGGCACCGTCATCAAGCGGCTTGAGTGTCTTCGGGTGGATCAGTGCGCCGGAGACTCCCCAAAGCGGGGTCTCGCGGACGAGTGCGGTGACGTGGCGGGACAGCTTCGGGCAGGCGCCGATCGCCTCCAGAGCGCACTCCGGATGCGTCGGTGGTGACGTCGAGCGCTCTCCGTCCGTGACGGGGGTGTAGCCGCCGACGACGTAAAGCCGCGCCTCCTCATCGGGGATGAGGGGTACGTAGTTACCGCACACCTGGCAGAGGTCATTGAGAATCGCCTGCCGTTGACGCATGGGGTGCACGCGCACGAAGTCGGGGGCACCTCGGCCTCGGCCAATCCTGCTGCGCACCCACAGGGCTCCCTCACGCCGGTCGGCCTGGTGCTCCTGCGCGTACTCGATACGCTCTCCGGCCGGGCCTAAACGGGCGGTGAGCCGTCCGGAATCGCCCTGCTCGGATGACCATTGGGTGATGTAGGGCACGTGGATGCCGTGCCAATAGAACTGCTGCCGCATGATGCTCCGTCGGGTGTAAGGGACGCCTTGCAAGCGGGGCTCGGGCTGGTGACCAAAGGTCATGCGGTTGCCGCGCGGCCGGTGAGCGCGTCCCGTAGCCGCCCCGGGTCCACCAGTGCTCCGAGTCCGTCCGGGGGGCGCACCCAGTAGGGGCCGGGCGGGTTGGTGCGCTCGGGGGCCGGGATGAGGAGCCAGCAGGCGGCGGCAAGCAGCTCGGTGCCGGGAACGTCGACCCAGTCGGCGTCAGGCGGCACGAGGAAGTACACGCACTGGCCTCCGGGGTCATGGATGACCGGGCCGGGGACGTCATGCACGGCGGAAAGTCCCTGATGCTGCGCGGCTTTCACCGCCGCCCATTTGCTACCGAGGGGCAAGAGCACGAGCTGAGTGCCCTGTAGCCAGCGCCGAGCGTGGGCCGGGTCCGGGTCAGCTTCCGCGAGCCATGCCGCAGCGCGGCGGGCGGGGTGGGCGGGCAGCATATGAGAGATCCCCTCACGCGTCTGTTTTGCGTGAGGGGATCGTCTCTCTACGTGCTGTGCGGTTTGCTCACAAACTGTGCGGAGTCAATATGGCAGAACCGCTTGACAGGTAGTCAGGCTCCGGTCCATCGGGCGAAGGCGGCCAGTGCCTCATCCTGCGTCCGGTCCAACCGGACTAGCGCGCCGGTGACGTGACGGGTCGTCGGATGGAAGCGCGTATGCACGGGGCTGATCCCCCGGGCCGTCGCGAGGTCCGCGAAGGCACCGCGGCGGTCGCCTTCGGTGAGCCGGGCCGCCGCGACGTCAATGTGGTGGTGCGATGCCCGCTCGCGGGCGATGCCGGACGGCAGCTCCCACTCCGTACGGTCCTGCTCAGCACCCCACTCCCGGAGCCGAGCCAGGGCCTGCTCCGTGTCCCCGGAGTCAATCAACGTCGCAACCTCATGGATGCGCACGTTCGTCGGGCCGAACGACATCTCGTAGTGCATCGAGTCATCGCGGAGCAGTGCGGCCGTCTCCCGTGCCTCGGCAAGCCGCTCCCACGCCCGTTCCGGATGCCCGTCCCGCACCTCGACCATCGCGAGCTTGAGGAGGAGAGCACCGCTCACGGCCAGCGCCTGGTCCGTGTACGAGTTCTCTGGCTGAATCCGATCTACCTCGACCATGAGCCCTTCGAGGAGCCGCCTGGCCGAGGAGAAGGACCCCATCCGGACCATGGCGCCCGCCTTGAGGTAGGCGGCCGTGACCTGCATCAGCGAATCGCCGGACCGATCGGCGGCCCAGTGCACTCGCTCTACCGCCGTGAGGGAGAGGTCGTGGTACCCGAGCTTGTGAGCGAGGGAGTTCGTCGCCCGGTAGCCGCGGGCGAGCCACCAGTACGCTTCCCGACGCTCCCGATCATCCCGGGCCGTGAGCGCGGCATGCGTCAGCTCTGTGAGCACACCGGGGAGTAGCG
This is a stretch of genomic DNA from Streptomyces sp. NA04227. It encodes these proteins:
- a CDS encoding endonuclease/exonuclease/phosphatase, with amino-acid sequence MTRQASTLDVLTFNLNNPSRERAGRQLAYLAARPEQVLVLTETVDSAGCAFLASRFEAAGYEVVFPRPERGERGAMIVSRLPVRPGPAAVGYLSHRAVSVTVDTDQGPLDVIGLYVPSRDASEAKTERKRMFLDHCRTGLPDGRDGLRLVLGDFNVLEPQHQPAYRFFQPFEYGFYQWLGTAGYRDAFRTLHPEAAEYSWVGRTGDGYRYDHAHASARLAAELRGCSYVHEPRTGSDRLTDHSALTVSLALLPAVLLSVGDPTEQVELVPVLF
- the tmk gene encoding dTMP kinase, which produces MTGLFVTIDGPGGVGKSTVTAAVVDELRAIGLPVYGTREPSDTALGQLARNGTEDYRGMAMACLIAADRYQHLDGEIRPAVARGDIVVCDRYIASSLVLQVIDGVSRDVVWELNRHADMPDLAVILNARADVVEKRLTGRGAHSRYERMPDSSERECALFRETARFLMAAGVRVAQFDATADGPDSIARGIVAAIKNRE
- a CDS encoding radical SAM protein produces the protein MTARPIINSEQAASCYFRTTVDHPHRKALIQVCEPCNEKCAHCFVSATKRGEYMPLDQVRDRLIPQLAAARVNRVTLTGGEPFMHPDLLQITADFRAAGMGVGVCTNATMVNDDQIRELAALDTHMNVSLDGFSADSHGKFRGRPEGFDETVETVKRFAKAGILQGLLCTPNNLAQDEEYAELCAFARDQGAKYVLMNPLGEMGRGANSSRKLRRPDDHMRHIRDLTLPFVDDGVDMVHIRFPNEDKPLAGCEAGTIIYVFTKGEVAVCPYLAFAARTKVSQHPDTDFLVGNVWQHDDIAERLDGYGRFSDRWDLGGNDTCGGCSLANRCGKGCPAAVVAAGQRIGAVDSEQCPVVPKQSRVLPVVGVS
- a CDS encoding helix-turn-helix domain-containing protein; translation: MGMPHVGQQIRELRKVRQLTVRGLADRVSISVSLLEKFEAGSRTPTAGLLANLARALGVGPDRLTGQPYMNGAESEDQVQAVIPELRRVLLTYDNPDDLQAAARPLPVLAAEMDLISEMRQNGQYVPMGPLLPGVLTELTHAALTARDDRERREAYWWLARGYRATNSLAHKLGYHDLSLTAVERVHWAADRSGDSLMQVTAAYLKAGAMVRMGSFSSARRLLEGLMVEVDRIQPENSYTDQALAVSGALLLKLAMVEVRDGHPERAWERLAEARETAALLRDDSMHYEMSFGPTNVRIHEVATLIDSGDTEQALARLREWGAEQDRTEWELPSGIARERASHHHIDVAAARLTEGDRRGAFADLATARGISPVHTRFHPTTRHVTGALVRLDRTQDEALAAFARWTGA